In Ipomoea triloba cultivar NCNSP0323 chromosome 15, ASM357664v1, one genomic interval encodes:
- the LOC116006080 gene encoding vacuolar protein sorting-associated protein 55 homolog, producing the protein MLHQTSDRKSAITNFIPFLPLLPSKENGDDRRRLVGLAFMFSTSILLQILACVLYNNWWPMLSALMYVLVPMPCMFFGGGSTQFLISRDGGGWIDAAKFLTGASAVGSIAIPIILRHADLIGTGAMFIEFTSFFIFVCTVMCFHQASLDDEW; encoded by the exons ATGCTTCATCAGACGTCGGATCGGAAATCAGCGATCACAAATttcattccatttttgcccCTCCTTCCTTCCAAAGAGAATGGCGATGACCGTAGGAG GCTTGTGGGGCTTGCATTCATGTTTTCCACGAGCATCCTACTACAGATCCTG GCTTGTGTATTATACAACAATTGGTGGCCGATGTTATCAG CTCTTATGTATGTCTTGGTCCCCATGCCTTGTATGTTCTTTGGCGGTGGTTCCACTCAATTCTTAATCAGTCGAGATGGTGGCGG CTGGATTGACGCTGCGAAATTCCTAACCGGGGCATCTGCAGTCGGGAGCATTGCCATCCCCATCATACTGAGACACGCAGATCTGATCGGGACAGGGGCCATGTTCATCGAGTTCACCTCGTTCTTCATATTCGTCTGCACCGTCATGTGCTTTCACCAAGCCAGCCTAGACGACGAATGGTGA
- the LOC116007657 gene encoding casparian strip membrane protein 1-like, with protein MEKSESTKIDVAESSKERKGKAPLLGALNVASDNKAAPAPVGGGGYKKGLAIFDLILRICTVATAIAATVTMATAEETLPFFTQFFQFEASYDDIPTFSFFVISMGIVSGYLVLSIPFSIVCIARSYALGPRMFLIIADTVAITLATAAAGSSAAIVYLAHNGSSDANWLAICQQFGDFCQRASSAVVVAFVTVVILIIMVVFSACALRRR; from the exons ATGGAGAAGAGTGAATCAACCAAGATTGATGTTGCAGAGTCGAGCAAAGAAAGGAAAGGGAAAGCTCCCCTCTTGGGAGCTCTTAACGTTGCATCTGACAATAaggcggcgccggcgccggtaGGCGGCGGCGGATATAAAAAGGGGCTTGCCATCTTCGACCTCATCCTTAGAATATGTACTGTCGCCACCGCCATCGCCGCCACCGTCACCATGGCAACCGCCGAGGAAACTCTTCCGTTTTTCACTCAGTTTTTTCAGTTCGAAGCTAGCTACGATGATATCCCAACTTTCTC GTTCTTTGTGATTAGCATGGGGATAGTGTCTGGATACCTGGTTCTTTCAATACCCTTCTCCATAGTGTGCATTGCACGTTCATATGCACTCGGTCCAAGGATGTTTCTAATCATAGCCGACACA GTGGCGATTACGTTGGCAACGGCGGCGGCGGGGTCGTCGGCGGCCATCGTTTACTTGGCTCACAACGGGAGTTCAGACGCCAATTGGCTTGCAATCTGTCAGCAATTTGGGGATTTCTGCCAGAGGGCGAGCAGCGCGGTGGTTGTGGCTTTCGTCACGGTGGTGATCTTGATTATCATGGTGGTTTTCTCTGCTTGTGCTCTTCGAAGACGCTGA
- the LOC116007180 gene encoding probable F-box protein At2g36090, translating into MVPLSPPLSTAEHGGETELFALHRDIIESHILTRLDGPALASTSAVSSALRRFCSETRLWTDVCRSAWPSTAADPRVRAVVSGFPGGGPRAFFAHSFPVPDSGWSCSKSARPAPAPEELISAVDVRYKDRLIFTKVQETETVTAWFRCSPFRIDLLDPKDVIPTPITHPDGDGACAALSDDMTLSWILIDPNGRRAVNLSSLKPVSVHRHWLSGEVQAKFASILAVDHHCRSHVQCGIVVTCGASEGGEMQVREVSMQMEDMDGTHLNGKDSLVILQRALEGKKGNGSRRVEEGKRRYAEFLEMKREKIERKLRIEGVLDKLCVAFGVSAFLVFCYLQIY; encoded by the exons ATGGTTCCCTTATCGCCACCGCTTTCCACGGCGGAGCACGGCGGAGAAACTGAGTTATTCGCCTTGCACAGGGATATAATCGAGTCCCATATCTTGACTCGTTTGGATGGCCCCGCGCTCGCCTCAACGAGCGCTGTTTCTTCCGCTCTTCGCCGGTTTTGCTCGGAGACTCGGCTGTGGACTGACGTCTGCCGCTCGGCTTGGCCGTCCACCGCCGCTGATCCCCGTGTTCGCGCCGTCGTCTCCGGTTTCCCCGGCGGCGGCCCCCGGGCGTTTTTCGCCCACTCCTTCCCCGTTCCGGATTCGGGGTGGTCATGCTCGAAGTCCGCCCGGCCGGCGCCGGCACCTGAGGAGCTGATATCCGCCGTCGACGTGCGCTATAAAGACAGGCTGATATTCACTAAG GTTCAGGAGACGGAAACCGTCACGGCCTGGTTCCGGTGCTCGCCGTTCAGGATTGACCTGCTCGACCCGAAGGACGTAATCCCCACGCCCATCACCCACCCCGACGGAGACGGCGCGTGCGCCGCTCTCTCCGACGACATGACGCTGAGCTGGATACTGATCGACCCGAACGGCCGGCGCGCCGTGAACCTGTCATCCCTTAAACCCGTTTCCGTCCACCGCCACTGGCTGAGCGGCGAAGTTCAGGCGAAATTCGCGTCAATCCTGGCCGTCGATCATCATTGCCGGAGTCACGTGCAGTGCGGGATCGTGGTCACGTGCGGGGCGTCGGAGGGCGGTGAGATGCAGGTGAGAGAAGTGAGCATGCAGATGGAGGACATGGACGGAACTCACCTAAACGGAAAGGACAGTTTGGTAATTCTGCAACGGGCATTGGAGGGCAAAAAGGGAAATGGAAGTAGAAGGGTAGAAGAGGGGAAAAGGAGATACGCAGAGTTTTTGGAAatgaagagagaaaaaattgaGAGAAAATTGAGGATAGAAGGGGTATTGGATAAATTGTGCGTGGCATTTGGGGTATCTGCTTTTCTTGTATTTTGTTACCTCCAAATATACTAA
- the LOC116006506 gene encoding uncharacterized protein LOC116006506 isoform X1 has translation MILKLHHQNLASSSSVNPPVRNYHLNRRVVVLDHLRFNRCYTRKRNRIKLSSLEVGNFDCSHRFSDFGRHGKKNFKSRRMDHLLPSASADDGVTVNESPKPSTSGDIEEMRAKLALSLESEDNSYGLVQALHDAARVFELGIRQQVSLSRMPWFSTAWLGVDKTAWVKVLSYQASVYSLLQAANKVSSRGDGRGRDINTFIQRSLSKQSAPLESVINNKLLANQPEVFEWFWSEQIPAVVNTFVNYFQKDKCFIAATAVKGPSSPGNTYHVQLLMLALSCIEAITKLGPAKVSCPQFFSIIPDTLGRLMDMLIENIPLQQAYNSLKTIGLHREFLVHFGPRAAACRARNEQGTEEAMFWVDLVQKQLQRAIDRERIWSRFTTSESIEILEKDLAIFGFFIALGRTTQSFLSANGFGAMDKPIEGLEPIEGLVRYLIGGSVLYYPQLSSISSYQLYVEVVCEELDWLPFYPGFSSNTKYKSEHKSNEEVPPNAEAVLLVLDVCSYWIQSFIKYSRWLVNPSNVKAARFVSTAHDILQKCVGELGIEKSHTGAYLQNEKEPDSFDKAMESVEEALIRLEGLLQELHVSSPGTGKEHLKAACSDLERIRKLKKEAEFLEASFQAKAASFEQGDSAACSSPLMNESRQYSGDKDSMDTNNRSTRARGLWSFLVREPNKASDDPSSTVTGNDDESIKQAAENTRTTVSKSDEIQRFEILRSELVELERRVKKSADPNEYEEEKFQMAAESAQMVRQNKKENIIEKSLDKLKESTTDVWQGTQLLAIDVAAATELLRRTVIRDELTEKEKQALKRTLTDLASVIPIGFLMLLPVTAVGHAAMLAAIQRYVPALIPSTYGPERLALLRQLKKMKEMEAEVKPKETAEE, from the exons ATGATACTCAAGCTGCACCATCAGAATCTCGCATCCTCCAG TTCTGTCAATCCTCCAGTTAGAAACTATCATTTAAATAGAAGAGTGGTAGTTTTGGATCACCTCAGATTTAATCGATGCTATACAAGGAAGAGAAACCGTATCAAGCTTTCATCGTTAGAGGTGGGAAATTTTGATTGTAGCCACAGATTTTCCGATTTTGGGAGACATggcaaaaaaaattttaaatcaagAAGGATGGACCACCTTTTGCCTTCTGCTTCTGCCGATGATGGGGTGACAGTCAATGAGAGTCCCAAACCGAGTACCAGTGGTGATATTGAAGAAATGAGAGCAAAACTTGCTCTCTCTCTGGAAAGTGAAGACAATAGTTATGGACTTGTCCAAGCACTGCATGATGCTGCAAGGGTATTTGAGCTTGGAATTAGACAACAGGTTTCATTATCAAGAATGCCATGGTTCTCTACTGCCTGGCTGGGTGTAGATAAAACTGCTTGGGTGAAGGTGTTATCATATCAG GCATCTGTATATTCTCTACTTCAAGCAGCAAATAAGGTTTCATCTCGAGGAGATGGAAGAGGCAGAGATATCAATACTTTCATCCAGCGAAG TTTATCAAAGCAGTCTGCTCCACTGGAGAGTGTGattaataacaaattattagCAAACCAACCTGAAGTTTTTGAGTGGTTTTGGTCTGAGCAAATCCCAGCAGTGGTGAACACATTTGTTAATTACTTTCAGAAGGACAAATGCTTTATTGCCGCTACTGCAGT AAAAGGGCCATCTTCTCCTGGCAATACATATCATGTGCAACTTCTCATGCTTGCACTTAGTTGCATTGAAGCAATTACGAAACTTGGTCCAGCAAAAGTTTCTTGTCCACAATTCTTCTCAATTATTCCTGATACCTTGGGAAGATTGATGGATATGCTGATTGAAAATATTCCTCTTCAACAAGCTTATAATTCATTAAAGACTATTGGTTTGCATAGAGAATTTCTAGTCCACTTTGGCCCTCGGGCTGCAGCATGCAGAGCAAGAAATGAACAAGGCACTGAAGAGGCTATGTTTTGGGTGGACCTTGTCCAGAAGCAGCTACAAAGAGCTATAGATCGGGAGAGAATATGGTCCAGGTTCACAACATCTGAGAGTATTGAG ATACTTGAGAAGGACTTGGCTATATTTGGGTTCTTCATTGCCTTGGGGAGAACTACACAATCGTTTCTTTCTGCAAATGGGTTTGGTGCTATGGACAAGCCTATTGAAGGACTTGAGCCCATTGAAGGGCTTGTCAG GTACCTAATTGGAGGCAGCGTGCTCTATTATCCTCAGCTTTCTTCAATAAGTTCTTATCAACTGTATGTAGAG GTTGTGTGTGAAGAGCTCGACTGGCTTCCATTTTATCCTGGATTTAGCAGTAATACCAAGTATAAGTCCGAGCACAAAAGTAATGAAGAAGTTCCCCCAAACGCTGAGGCTGTCCTCTTAGTGTTGGATGTCTGCTCTTACTGGATCCAGAGTTTCATCAAATACAGCAGATGGCTGGTGAACCCTTCCAATGTCAAGGCAGCTAGATTTGTTTCAACAGC TCATGACATACTCCAGAAGTGTGTGGGAGAGCTGGGGATAGAGAA GAGTCATACTGGAGCTTATTTGCAGAATGAGAAAGAACCAGATTCCTTTGACAAG GCAATGGAGAGTGTTGAAGAAGCTCTAATCAGGCTAGAGGGATTGCTTCAGGAGCTGCATGTATCAAGCCCCGGTACTGGAAAGGAGCATTTAAAAGCTGCTTGTTCTGACCTGGAAAGGATACGAAAACTTAAGAAAGAGGCCGAATTTCTTGAGGCATCTTTCCAAGCAAAGGCAGCTTCTTTTGAGCAG GGGGATTCTGCGGCTTGTTCTTCACCGTTAATGAATGAGTCAAGGCAATATTCTGGAGACAAGGACAGCATGGATACTAATAATAGAAGCACCAg GGCACGTGGATTGTGGAGCTTCTTGGTACGTGAACCAAACAAAGCCTCTGATGATCCATCATCAACTGTCACAGGAAAT GATGATGAAAGCATTAAACAGGCAGCAGAAAATACCCGAACAACTGTCTCAAAATCAGATGAAATTCAACGTTTTGAAATTCTTCGAAGTGAGCTAGTGGAACTTGAGAGGCGTGTTAAAAAAAGTGCCGATCCCAATGAATATGAAGAG GAGAAATTTCAGATGGCCGCAGAAAGTGCACAAATGGTTCgtcaaaataagaaagaaaacatTATAGAGAAATCATTGGACAAGCTAAAAGAGAGCACCACG GATGTTTGGCAGGGCACTCAGCTTCTTGCCATTGATGTTGCCGCGGCTACAGAGCTGCTTCGGAGGACTGTAATAAGGGATGAATTGacggaaaaagaaaaacaagcacTCAAACGAACTTTAACTGATTTAGCGTCTGTCATTCCAATTGGGTTTCTTATGCTTCTTCCT GTTACAGCTGTTGGGCACGCTGCCATGTTGGCTGCAATTCAAAGATACGTACCTGCACTC ATTCCCTCAACATATGGGCCAGAAAGGCTAGCCCTCCTTAGGCAGctcaagaaaatgaaagaaatggAAGCTGAGGTTAAGCCCAAAGAAACGGCTGAGGAATAG
- the LOC116006506 gene encoding uncharacterized protein LOC116006506 isoform X2, producing the protein MILKLHHQNLASSSSVNPPVRNYHLNRRVVVLDHLRFNRCYTRKRNRIKLSSLEVGNFDCSHRFSDFGRHGKKNFKSRRMDHLLPSASADDGVTVNESPKPSTSGDIEEMRAKLALSLESEDNSYGLVQALHDAARVFELGIRQQVSLSRMPWFSTAWLGVDKTAWVKVLSYQASVYSLLQAANKVSSRGDGRGRDINTFIQRSLSKQSAPLESVINNKLLANQPEVFEWFWSEQIPAVVNTFVNYFQKDKCFIAATAVKGPSSPGNTYHVQLLMLALSCIEAITKLGPAKVSCPQFFSIIPDTLGRLMDMLIENIPLQQAYNSLKTIGLHREFLVHFGPRAAACRARNEQGTEEAMFWVDLVQKQLQRAIDRERIWSRFTTSESIEILEKDLAIFGFFIALGRTTQSFLSANGFGAMDKPIEGLEPIEGLVRYLIGGSVLYYPQLSSISSYQLYVEVVCEELDWLPFYPGFSSNTKYKSEHKSNEEVPPNAEAVLLVLDVCSYWIQSFIKYSRWLVNPSNVKAARFVSTAHDILQKCVGELGIEKSHTGAYLQNEKEPDSFDKAMESVEEALIRLEGLLQELHVSSPGTGKEHLKAACSDLERIRKLKKEAEFLEASFQAKAASFEQGDSAACSSPLMNESRQYSGDKDSMDTNNRSTRARGLWSFLVREPNKASDDPSSTVTGNDDESIKQAAENTRTTVSKSDEIQRFEILRSELVELERRVKKSADPNEYEEMAAESAQMVRQNKKENIIEKSLDKLKESTTDVWQGTQLLAIDVAAATELLRRTVIRDELTEKEKQALKRTLTDLASVIPIGFLMLLPVTAVGHAAMLAAIQRYVPALIPSTYGPERLALLRQLKKMKEMEAEVKPKETAEE; encoded by the exons ATGATACTCAAGCTGCACCATCAGAATCTCGCATCCTCCAG TTCTGTCAATCCTCCAGTTAGAAACTATCATTTAAATAGAAGAGTGGTAGTTTTGGATCACCTCAGATTTAATCGATGCTATACAAGGAAGAGAAACCGTATCAAGCTTTCATCGTTAGAGGTGGGAAATTTTGATTGTAGCCACAGATTTTCCGATTTTGGGAGACATggcaaaaaaaattttaaatcaagAAGGATGGACCACCTTTTGCCTTCTGCTTCTGCCGATGATGGGGTGACAGTCAATGAGAGTCCCAAACCGAGTACCAGTGGTGATATTGAAGAAATGAGAGCAAAACTTGCTCTCTCTCTGGAAAGTGAAGACAATAGTTATGGACTTGTCCAAGCACTGCATGATGCTGCAAGGGTATTTGAGCTTGGAATTAGACAACAGGTTTCATTATCAAGAATGCCATGGTTCTCTACTGCCTGGCTGGGTGTAGATAAAACTGCTTGGGTGAAGGTGTTATCATATCAG GCATCTGTATATTCTCTACTTCAAGCAGCAAATAAGGTTTCATCTCGAGGAGATGGAAGAGGCAGAGATATCAATACTTTCATCCAGCGAAG TTTATCAAAGCAGTCTGCTCCACTGGAGAGTGTGattaataacaaattattagCAAACCAACCTGAAGTTTTTGAGTGGTTTTGGTCTGAGCAAATCCCAGCAGTGGTGAACACATTTGTTAATTACTTTCAGAAGGACAAATGCTTTATTGCCGCTACTGCAGT AAAAGGGCCATCTTCTCCTGGCAATACATATCATGTGCAACTTCTCATGCTTGCACTTAGTTGCATTGAAGCAATTACGAAACTTGGTCCAGCAAAAGTTTCTTGTCCACAATTCTTCTCAATTATTCCTGATACCTTGGGAAGATTGATGGATATGCTGATTGAAAATATTCCTCTTCAACAAGCTTATAATTCATTAAAGACTATTGGTTTGCATAGAGAATTTCTAGTCCACTTTGGCCCTCGGGCTGCAGCATGCAGAGCAAGAAATGAACAAGGCACTGAAGAGGCTATGTTTTGGGTGGACCTTGTCCAGAAGCAGCTACAAAGAGCTATAGATCGGGAGAGAATATGGTCCAGGTTCACAACATCTGAGAGTATTGAG ATACTTGAGAAGGACTTGGCTATATTTGGGTTCTTCATTGCCTTGGGGAGAACTACACAATCGTTTCTTTCTGCAAATGGGTTTGGTGCTATGGACAAGCCTATTGAAGGACTTGAGCCCATTGAAGGGCTTGTCAG GTACCTAATTGGAGGCAGCGTGCTCTATTATCCTCAGCTTTCTTCAATAAGTTCTTATCAACTGTATGTAGAG GTTGTGTGTGAAGAGCTCGACTGGCTTCCATTTTATCCTGGATTTAGCAGTAATACCAAGTATAAGTCCGAGCACAAAAGTAATGAAGAAGTTCCCCCAAACGCTGAGGCTGTCCTCTTAGTGTTGGATGTCTGCTCTTACTGGATCCAGAGTTTCATCAAATACAGCAGATGGCTGGTGAACCCTTCCAATGTCAAGGCAGCTAGATTTGTTTCAACAGC TCATGACATACTCCAGAAGTGTGTGGGAGAGCTGGGGATAGAGAA GAGTCATACTGGAGCTTATTTGCAGAATGAGAAAGAACCAGATTCCTTTGACAAG GCAATGGAGAGTGTTGAAGAAGCTCTAATCAGGCTAGAGGGATTGCTTCAGGAGCTGCATGTATCAAGCCCCGGTACTGGAAAGGAGCATTTAAAAGCTGCTTGTTCTGACCTGGAAAGGATACGAAAACTTAAGAAAGAGGCCGAATTTCTTGAGGCATCTTTCCAAGCAAAGGCAGCTTCTTTTGAGCAG GGGGATTCTGCGGCTTGTTCTTCACCGTTAATGAATGAGTCAAGGCAATATTCTGGAGACAAGGACAGCATGGATACTAATAATAGAAGCACCAg GGCACGTGGATTGTGGAGCTTCTTGGTACGTGAACCAAACAAAGCCTCTGATGATCCATCATCAACTGTCACAGGAAAT GATGATGAAAGCATTAAACAGGCAGCAGAAAATACCCGAACAACTGTCTCAAAATCAGATGAAATTCAACGTTTTGAAATTCTTCGAAGTGAGCTAGTGGAACTTGAGAGGCGTGTTAAAAAAAGTGCCGATCCCAATGAATATGAAGAG ATGGCCGCAGAAAGTGCACAAATGGTTCgtcaaaataagaaagaaaacatTATAGAGAAATCATTGGACAAGCTAAAAGAGAGCACCACG GATGTTTGGCAGGGCACTCAGCTTCTTGCCATTGATGTTGCCGCGGCTACAGAGCTGCTTCGGAGGACTGTAATAAGGGATGAATTGacggaaaaagaaaaacaagcacTCAAACGAACTTTAACTGATTTAGCGTCTGTCATTCCAATTGGGTTTCTTATGCTTCTTCCT GTTACAGCTGTTGGGCACGCTGCCATGTTGGCTGCAATTCAAAGATACGTACCTGCACTC ATTCCCTCAACATATGGGCCAGAAAGGCTAGCCCTCCTTAGGCAGctcaagaaaatgaaagaaatggAAGCTGAGGTTAAGCCCAAAGAAACGGCTGAGGAATAG
- the LOC116006758 gene encoding protein trichome birefringence-like 9, producing MDLHPSPPPPPSSSSSSSSSSSSSSSSSAHKHPKFLLFNFPLFSTHKQISHALFFFFFSLLLITSLIFYRLIAPIHPQTLLGISLFSPSLGQSYAPQACDYSYGEWVWDEGYPGEKYTENCPFLDPGFRCHRSGRRDLEYQKWRWKPHGCHLPRFNASDLLRRSRNGRIVFAGDSILRNQWESMLCMLAQGVANQSSIHEQFGNPITKHKGYLSMRFEEFNLTVEYYRIPFLVPVRRPPANASKEVKGVLRLDQLHWFFRKLVGADVLVFSGGHWWNEDKTHKMGIYFQEGKAVNMSMNITEAFSRSLNTWALWVMRNLSTETHIIFRSYSPVHYRNGTWNSGGSCHTSTAPERDQAGLGPGPINNVYISKIVEEMAMMGRNVSFLNVTYLSEFRRDGHPSNHREPGTSVEAPQDCSHWCLPGVPDTWNELLYNDLLLKGFRGESKQM from the exons ATGGATCTCCacccttctcctcctcctcctccttcttcttcttcttcttcttcttcttcttcttcttcttcttcttcttcttctgctcaCAAACACCCAAAGTTTCTCCTTTTCAACTTTCCACTCTTTTCAACCCACAAACAAATCTCCCAtgcactcttcttcttcttcttctctcttctcctcATCACTTCCCTTATTTTCTACCGTCTCATTGCCCCAATCCATCCCCAAACTCTTCTGGGAATCAGCTTGTTTTCGCCGTCGCTGGGTCAAAGCTATGCCCCCCAAGCTTGTGATTACTCTTATGGGGAATGGGTTTGGGACGAAGGCTATCCCGGTGAAAAGTATACCGAGAACTGCCCGTTCTTGGACCCGGGTTTCCGGTGCCACCGCAGCGGCCGCCGGGACTTGGAGTATCAGAAATGGCGGTGGAAACCTCATGGCTGTCATCTTCCAAG GTTCAATGCCAGTGATCTTCTCCGGCGGAGTCGAAACGGTCGGATAGTTTTCGCCGGCGACTCCATTCTAAGAAACCAATGGGAGTCTATGCTGTGCATGCTGGCGCAAGGAGTTGCGAACCAGTCAAGCATACACGAGCAGTTTGGAAACCCCATAACCAAACACAAAGGCTATCTGTCAATGAGGTTTGAAGAATTCAACCTCACCGTTGAATATTACAGGATCCCTTTCTTGGTGCCCGTCCGCCGGCCGCCGGCGAATGCGTCCAAGGAAGTGAAGGGCGTGCTCCGACTCGACCAGCTACATTGGTTCTTCCGAAAGTTGGTCGGCGCAGATGTTCTCGTCTTCAGTGGAGGCCATTGGTGGAATGAAGACAAGACGCATAAGAT GGGCATATATTTCCAGGAAGGCAAGGCTGTAAACATGAGTATGAATATAACAGAGGCTTTCAGTAGATCTTTGAACACCTGGGCTTTATGGGTAATGCGAAACTTGTCGACTGAGACTCATATCATCTTCCGCAGCTATTCCCCAGTACATTACAG GAATGGAACGTGGAACTCGGGTGGTAGTTGTCATACAAGTACGGCGCCTGAAAGAGACCAAGCTGGACTAGGGCCTGGCCCAATCAACAATGTGTATATTTCGAAGATTGTCGAGGAAATGGCGATGATGGGGAGAAATGTTTCTTTCCTAAATGTTACGTATCTGAGTGAGTTTAGGAGAGATGGTCACCCTTCGAACCACCGTGAACCAGGCACCTCAGTTGAGGCACCGCAGGACTGCAGCCATTGGTGCCTACCCGGGGTGCCAGATACTTGGAATGAACTTCTTTATAATGATCTATTGTTGAAGGGATTTAGAGGCGAGTCGAAACAAATGTAG